A section of the Salvelinus fontinalis isolate EN_2023a chromosome 33, ASM2944872v1, whole genome shotgun sequence genome encodes:
- the LOC129832187 gene encoding mitochondrial fission factor homolog A-like isoform X1, translating to MGEEQTKGRMNGAAFPSPTAEMAEMNRIHYELEYTEGISQRMRIPEMLKIGSYGHDNPEAGSHDLHNIMMQVPERIVMSGDSEDSQFPRPRDLDLIQSTPLESLSLKTPPRVLTLNERPLDFMEMERSAAPAQPSEEVRSQGQLRRERSASENTTVRHNGQIARNDSTVTPFPPAPLRAFPPLAMAEDEQNLYSASGVLSFIQSTTRRAYQQVLEVLDENHRSKPSLRGGSALTSNLLHESRLNLATLDTTLDVSMAPDDMAVVDAATLRRQIIKLNRRLQLIEEENKERTKREMIMYSVTVAFWLINSWVWFRR from the exons ATGGGAGAAGAACAAACCAAAGG CCGAATGAACGGAGCAGCATTCCCCTCTCCCACTGCAGAGATGGCGGAGATGAACCGCATCCACTACGAGCTGGAGTACACAGAGGGCATCAGCCAGCGCATGAGGATTCCAGAGATGCTCAAAATTGGCTCCTACGGTCATGACAACCCCGAGGCAGGCTCACATGACCTGCACAACATCATGATGCAGGTCCCAGAGAGGATCGTAATGTCAG GAGACAGTGAGGACTCTCAGTTCCCCAGGCCCAGAGACCTGGACTTGATCCAGTCCACCCCGCTAGAGAGCCTGTCCCTGAAGACCCCTCCTCGGGTCCTCACCCTCAACGAGCGGCCGCTGGACTTCATGGAAATGGAGCGCAGTGcagccccagcccagcccagtgagGAG GTGCGTTCGCAAGGGCAGTTGCGGCGGGAACGTTCAGCCAGCGAGAACACCACTGTCCGTCACAATGGCCAGATTGCCAGAAACGATTCAAC TGTGACCCCGTTCCCCCCAGCCCCTCTCCGCGCCTTCCCCCCTCTTGCCATGGCCGAGGACGAACAGAACCTGTACAGCGCTAGCGGCGTTCTCTCTTTCATCCAGTCCACCACGCGCCGGGCCTACCAGCAGGTCTTGGAGGTCCTGGACGAGAACCACCGCAG CAAGCCGTCGCTGCGAGGGGGGTCTGCCTTGACCTCTAACCTCCTGCATGAATCCAG GCTTAACCTGGCCACTCTAGACACTACTCTGGATGTCTCCATGGCTCCTGATGACATGGCTGTCGTAGATGCAGCAACACTTCGACGTCAG ATCATCAAGCTGAACCGGAGGCTCCAGCTCATAGAAGAGGAGAACAAGGAGAGGACCAAACGTGAAATGATCATGTACTCAGTCACCGTAGCCTTCTGGCTTATCAACAGCTGGGTTTGGTTCCGCCGCTAG
- the LOC129832187 gene encoding mitochondrial fission factor homolog B-like isoform X2, which produces MGEEQTKGRMNGAAFPSPTAEMAEMNRIHYELEYTEGISQRMRIPEMLKIGSYGHDNPEAGSHDLHNIMMQVPERIVMSGDSEDSQFPRPRDLDLIQSTPLESLSLKTPPRVLTLNERPLDFMEMERSAAPAQPSEEVRSQGQLRRERSASENTTVRHNGQIARNDSTKPSLRGGSALTSNLLHESRLNLATLDTTLDVSMAPDDMAVVDAATLRRQIIKLNRRLQLIEEENKERTKREMIMYSVTVAFWLINSWVWFRR; this is translated from the exons ATGGGAGAAGAACAAACCAAAGG CCGAATGAACGGAGCAGCATTCCCCTCTCCCACTGCAGAGATGGCGGAGATGAACCGCATCCACTACGAGCTGGAGTACACAGAGGGCATCAGCCAGCGCATGAGGATTCCAGAGATGCTCAAAATTGGCTCCTACGGTCATGACAACCCCGAGGCAGGCTCACATGACCTGCACAACATCATGATGCAGGTCCCAGAGAGGATCGTAATGTCAG GAGACAGTGAGGACTCTCAGTTCCCCAGGCCCAGAGACCTGGACTTGATCCAGTCCACCCCGCTAGAGAGCCTGTCCCTGAAGACCCCTCCTCGGGTCCTCACCCTCAACGAGCGGCCGCTGGACTTCATGGAAATGGAGCGCAGTGcagccccagcccagcccagtgagGAG GTGCGTTCGCAAGGGCAGTTGCGGCGGGAACGTTCAGCCAGCGAGAACACCACTGTCCGTCACAATGGCCAGATTGCCAGAAACGATTCAAC CAAGCCGTCGCTGCGAGGGGGGTCTGCCTTGACCTCTAACCTCCTGCATGAATCCAG GCTTAACCTGGCCACTCTAGACACTACTCTGGATGTCTCCATGGCTCCTGATGACATGGCTGTCGTAGATGCAGCAACACTTCGACGTCAG ATCATCAAGCTGAACCGGAGGCTCCAGCTCATAGAAGAGGAGAACAAGGAGAGGACCAAACGTGAAATGATCATGTACTCAGTCACCGTAGCCTTCTGGCTTATCAACAGCTGGGTTTGGTTCCGCCGCTAG
- the LOC129832187 gene encoding mitochondrial fission factor homolog B-like isoform X3 — MGEEQTKGRMNGAAFPSPTAEMAEMNRIHYELEYTEGISQRMRIPEMLKIGSYGHDNPEAGSHDLHNIMMQVPERIVMSGDSEDSQFPRPRDLDLIQSTPLESLSLKTPPRVLTLNERPLDFMEMERSAAPAQPSEEVRSQGQLRRERSASENTTVRHNGQIARNDSTLNLATLDTTLDVSMAPDDMAVVDAATLRRQIIKLNRRLQLIEEENKERTKREMIMYSVTVAFWLINSWVWFRR, encoded by the exons ATGGGAGAAGAACAAACCAAAGG CCGAATGAACGGAGCAGCATTCCCCTCTCCCACTGCAGAGATGGCGGAGATGAACCGCATCCACTACGAGCTGGAGTACACAGAGGGCATCAGCCAGCGCATGAGGATTCCAGAGATGCTCAAAATTGGCTCCTACGGTCATGACAACCCCGAGGCAGGCTCACATGACCTGCACAACATCATGATGCAGGTCCCAGAGAGGATCGTAATGTCAG GAGACAGTGAGGACTCTCAGTTCCCCAGGCCCAGAGACCTGGACTTGATCCAGTCCACCCCGCTAGAGAGCCTGTCCCTGAAGACCCCTCCTCGGGTCCTCACCCTCAACGAGCGGCCGCTGGACTTCATGGAAATGGAGCGCAGTGcagccccagcccagcccagtgagGAG GTGCGTTCGCAAGGGCAGTTGCGGCGGGAACGTTCAGCCAGCGAGAACACCACTGTCCGTCACAATGGCCAGATTGCCAGAAACGATTCAAC GCTTAACCTGGCCACTCTAGACACTACTCTGGATGTCTCCATGGCTCCTGATGACATGGCTGTCGTAGATGCAGCAACACTTCGACGTCAG ATCATCAAGCTGAACCGGAGGCTCCAGCTCATAGAAGAGGAGAACAAGGAGAGGACCAAACGTGAAATGATCATGTACTCAGTCACCGTAGCCTTCTGGCTTATCAACAGCTGGGTTTGGTTCCGCCGCTAG
- the LOC129832186 gene encoding 39S ribosomal protein L44, mitochondrial-like yields MLENWNRLLIFLNLELIWRFIVAFRKVFIVTHHQKTVMASGYIVNRGVLTFGIHYQHVCRNVLLTQTREKKRWMKAYTLLMERKLKIDGPPPPKPRAQKPNWDYHAEVQAFSSRLKESFSPELLKTAFVNPCYIQSEQERRQALGVDSEMAALVLGDNIQLHRQGLEFTKSFLSDWCRASFPSLPSMGVVAIVTHLTSHPVVCHVARNLAIEDLTMSAQFPVPDEILHSTFLAVIGALQESSGAERAGLFLRDFLVTQLVGKDLFEMWSVVNPMGLLVEELSKRNMALPEPRLIRSAGASTVLPLYFVGLYSDKKLLAEAPGETILAAEEEAARVALRKLYGYTENRRPCDFSAAEQPRAPGLQSFSSS; encoded by the exons ATGCTAGAAAATTGGAACCGTCTTCTCATCTTTTTAAATCTAGAACTAATTTGGCGCTTTATAGTTGCTTTCCGGAAGGTTTTCATAGTCACACACCATCAGAAAACTGTCATGGCGTCTGGATACATTGTAAATCGTGGTGTGCTAACATTTGGAATTCACTATCAACATGTTTGTAGAAATGTACTCCTTACACAGACCCGAGAGAAGAAGCGATGGATGAAAGCATATACTCTTTTGATGGAAAGAAAGTTGAAGATAGATGGGCCTCCACCACCTAAGCCACG tgcTCAAAAACCTAACTGGGACTACCATGCAGAAGTCCAGGCATTCAGCAGCCGCCTTAAAGAAAGTTTCTCCCCGGAGCTCCTGAAGACAGCCTTCGTGAACCCCTGTTACATTCAGTCAGAGCAAGAGAGGAGGCAGGCACTCGGTGTGGACTCTGAAATGGCTGCTCTGGTCCTGGGGGACAACATTCAGCTACACAGACAGGGCTTGGAGTTCACCAAGAGCTTCTTGTCTGACTGGTGCAGGGCCAGCTTCCCTAGCCTGCCCAGCATGGGAGTGGTCGCCATTGTCACGCACCTGACCAGTCATCCAGTCGTGTGCCATGTGGCGCGGAACCTCGCCATCGAGGACCTAACTATGAGCGCTCAATTCCCGGTCCCTGACGAGATATTGCACAGTACGTTCCTCGCTGTGATCGGAGCACTCCAGGAGAGCAGTGGAGCTGAAAGAGCAGGACTTTTCCTTCGG GATTTCCTGGTCACTCAGCTGGTAGGGAAAGACCTGTTTGAGATGTGGTCGGTGGTAAACCCAATGGGGCTGCTGGTGGAGGAGCTGTCCAAGAGGAACATGGCCCTCCCAGAGCCTCGCCTCATCAGGTCGGCCGGTGCCAGCACTGTGCTCCCACTCTACTTTGTAGGGCTGTACAG tgatAAGAAGCTCCTTGCCGAGGCTCCAGGGGAGACCATTCTGGCTGCGGAGGAGGAGGCGGCACGCGTGGCCCTGAGGAAACTCTATGGCTACACTGAGAACCGGAGACCCTGTGACTTCTCTGCAGCGGAGCAGCCTCGGGCTCCTGGCCTCCAATCCTTCAGCAGCAGCTAA